GGGGCAGCACGGATTAACAGAATCAGCCACATACAATGTCGCTTTTTAAACTCCGCCCTCAAGGGGTGACCTGATAACAAAAACATGTCGCCTCTCAAGATTCAAAGACAGTGCCAAACACACAGGAAATGGCGTCTCGGCAGAGGTGAGTTTGTTCAGAGGTCAAGATAATATTCAGGTAAATAAATATTATGAGATTTTAAATGAACGTCAAAATTCGGAAAAAAGTAATAACTGACAAGACAAAATATGTGTTTGTAACAATAATAGTTTGCAGTTATgctaacagtgctgacagtgcTGAAAATGTTTACCAAGTATAATGTTTAACGTTACCCAATGGGTTTACCATGCTCaaagtttagcatgttagcatactaacaaaacacataacagcaacttttaagttgatttttttttattactgcaTTTATAATTAACTGGAAATGATCATTTGGCCTAAAACTTAAATAGGATTTCATATGTTTTGCAAGACATAAGGGCAGAAATTCTGAGGAAAAAGTAGTTTTCAAGAATGCTCTCATAAACATTCTGTCTGGAGTGTCATGGATTGATTACTGAACGGGTCTACCAGGCACAGGCCTAGGGGCCcgaagtgtcaggggcccccaCTGGCCTTTACATCAAAATATCACCAAACGTAAGACATACTGCCTGAAAAGAGACTCTAATtgaccacaaagaaatgcaaaggaaCTGAAAAGACATGCAAAATAATGGCAAAAACGggcaaaacaattacaaagagacacaaaatgaccacaaggagacacaaaattacttcagcAGgccacaaacaactacaaagatgCACAAAATGGAGGCCTAAAAGGACGAAATGCCCCTCAAGTCACACAAAACTaccaaaaggagacacaaaatgaccacaataaGAGACAACACCTCAAAAGGATGCataataactacaaagagatgcaaaaccatcTAAAGGCTGTATCTTGCTCCTGTGAAGGAGATGTTGTGTGGTCCTTTGTATATCTGTGctcaggggcccactgtctcataaagTGTGTGGACTGCAGTCTCtatgtattttgaaaatctAGTTTCTACATATTTTTTcctacacatttattcactgGGATCTCCAACCTTTATTTCCAAGTTACTCTGGATAATGGGAATGTCATCTGTTTTGCAGGTGTTTGATCGTAAAACAAAGTGTTGTGGGCTACATATTAAAATTTAGACCTGATGATGAACATTTTGCCAAGGTAATTACACAAAATTAATTCATTgtaaatttttatttaaaaagtcaaaacTTTTGTTAAGGAgaaggccctggggcagacccagaacaccctggagggactacatatctcatctggccagggaacgccttggggtcccccaggagaagctggagaGTAGCTGGAGAAGTATTTTATGGTTTTGATTTAGTAAATCCTGGCACATAATCTCATAATTTTAATTTACTATgagtatgtttttattgtctgtctaATATTTAAACCATTCTCTGCTTCTCCTGGTATTACTGGGCTTCCATATGTTTGTGAGGGGCTATAATAATATGAGCTATATGTGCTAATATATGCTTTGTAAACCAAAAAGAAGGATTTTGAATTGTATTCTAAAAAAGGGAACCAGTGCAGGTTAAAGTGCCTCATTCTGTGGCCCCAGTGAATCTGTCTGAAACCTTTTTGCTTTAAGTTTACCTGTGGCTCAAAAGGACTAGATCAGCAGCTGCAGTGAAGGCATCCCTCTAGTTGAATACAGATGATATTCCTTAACAGTGGGAGATGATAATATTGATTGAATAATATTGAATGGTGGTTTATGCGCACAGTATATGTTGTACATGCAGGTGTGTGGCCGTGGGAGTGATGCTGGGAAACGTGGGAAACTCCTCTCACATTCCCAGGACTGATAAACACTCCCTGCTTGGCCAGTCCTGGCTTAGTGACCATGATTCTGCAACTGTGGTGGCTGATTTTGGCTGTGGGTGAGTGAACTCGCGATCGGAAATTCTTCCTTTTAAAACTCTTaagctgcgtgtgtgtgtctttctttctgtcttttggGTTGTTTGAGAGTAAcccagaataaaatgttaagTCATGttctttgaatgtaaataaggtacCAGAGTGActaaaaaaagcattaaaatagagcttttttacatatagaaaaaaaatctctaggGAGGATCTCCTGGAGACCCCCCGACCACATTTTAATCCTGCAGGAGTGGATGTAGATACGAATACGTCGACCTCCTTTGAGTCTTGTTTTTGCCTAATGCTGCAATAAATGCCACCAGCGTATGCCCTGCAACTACTGCGCTGATAAAATGTTCCTGGAAAGAGTGTTTCTTTAGTGGAGCATATCACTTGCGTCAACAAGCATCAGGAAAATACTTGAGGGAGGTCATATTTGTCCAGATAAACCACATctacagcagctgtttgtctctctccttccttaCAGAATGCATCTTTACATGCATCTCAGGCCAGTCGTTTCCTCAGAAGAGACGGTGTGCATTTCAAGTGACTCCTCAGAACAACAAATACATAACTGCTGGCAATGTGAATGGGTctgtgcagctctgtgaggaCTCCAAATGCTGCGTGGGCTATTTTCTGATCATCGATGGTCACCCAGAGGTTGACCTTCTTGGTAAGAAACTGTGGTAAAAACTTAAGATGTTTGGACTGGTCTGGATTCTTTTCTTGTACCATTATGAGAGTCCTACACATTTTTGCACTTCAAATTTTATCAAATGATTTACAATCTATTCTGGTTTAATTGATTTTCTTTAATTGTGTTACTGATTTTTCTCTTGCAGCTTGTGACATGGCTGAAAAGTCATGCCCAGATGCAACCTGCaaggcaaaaacacacaacaatagACTCATCAAATGTGTGTGCAACACAGACCTCTGCAACACCAACATCACATGGACCACAGAGTCAGAAGAGCCTCGACCCACCTATTCTTATTCTGTAGGTATGATAACATTAAGACTGCTACCACTCACTGATCAACTTGGTGATGAAATCAGATCCTGACGAGAGTGGGGTATTTGTCTTTTCATCACAgaaaatctttatttatttgacagggGCAATGCACACTGTCTTAGCTGTAGCAGAGTTAGCTATAAGCTGATTTAcatctgtagtccctgggcaggaaacagagaataACATCTCTGTTAACAGCCaagttgccagaataaaatgttggcatcatgCACTTCTGCAAACCAgagatatgttacatttcatTGTACATATCATAGCAACATTTCTAATTGCTTGTAcctgagctgagtttctcatcaagAGGAGGGGGGGATGTTGGATGGTGTGAGACCAagcagtgtatttttttaatgaaagttcgggacatttccagcagtgtttgtagtgacaaaagtggatattttttaaacaagagTTTGGAACAAATGTCGAGTACCGCACATGAATTTATCCTGAATTTAAAATAAGCAAAGCAGCAGCACTGCCTTGTATAAGCTGGTAGTGACTGAGCACCAAAGATTTGTTGCTCTAATGCAGACGGCTGATCTGCTGAACTTAGTAGATCTGTGCTGTATTGCACAGTCTATTGGTTGACGTTGTCCTCCCATTATCTGACCATAGCAATAGGAACTCTTTTAATGCGGTACGAAACAGATGACTGATCACTTTGTACAATAAACCAGCATCAGCACaacacaggtcaaaggtcaggagaTTATATTGCAGAATGACGTTACAGGGATGGGAACTTTAAGAGCTTTTGTTTAGTGCcattaagtgtttgtttttttccgaGCTTGAGACCAGCTTGTAATATAGACGATTacacccccccacccaccaGCGTCTCCTCCAGATAAACCGCCTTCTACTCCCCTTTAATTTgaagtttgacagtttgaagAAATGCTAAGGGATCTTCCGATAAAATTATATCATGATCTGATTAGAATTAGGTGGTTGAACGTCAAACGTCACagtaacatgtttttggccacaactcaaaaattcatatgctaattatgacaaagtttcacacaaacatCAAATAGAGTAAAATGATGAGGTGATGAgagtttatatccaaaaggtcaaaggtcaacttcactgtgacatcactatgttctgcaaaaacacttatctgaccattatttaacattaaatcacaggaacagaaggggagacactTCAGATAAtcaattggtgacactaatcttgaaactgtgctgattgtattgatcctctgtgctgccgggTGAAGATGTATATGAATCATCATATCAATCAATCATATTATGcctaaaaaaacacacttaataaCTTTCTTTAAGTTCCATTAAAGTCCTCACAACatatatgagtctggacagatatggatgtaaactgcaacctGACTGGTTAGTGAAGGCAAGCAGTCATGAGGTGCTAATTCTAGTTTTTAACATACTATTTTCACTTTATAAGGAAACATGTCAAGTAAGAAGTACACTTGATTGACTTAAATGGTGTGTTTTTCATCATTCACAGATAATATTAACATACactctttgttttcttcttaGGTAACAACATGAAAGCTGTTGTAATAATTCTGACTGGAGTTTTACTGTGCTTCATGATCGTTGCTGCCAAACAAAGGAGcctatttaaaaagaaaagtaagatcctttttttcaatatcaAGTTAGAAattacaaaatatatttattaatttcacttGGGCGCGACCTCTAGCGCACCTGGTAGAGAGTGCACCCCATATAGGCTGAGTCCTTTGCAGCAGGCCGGGGTTTGaatccaacctgtggccctttgctgcacgtcATTCCCCTCTCTTTCCCACCTTTCCTGTCTCTATAATAGATGCCTTTGCAGTGAGTCAGCTGTTGATGTTTGCAGGTGTTGCCTGAGGGCACACACAAGAGGAGTTTATTGTCTTGATTCCTCAGATATAGATAACAAACttcatccaaaaaaaaatccccactcCCACATGACTGACTCATCATGGGAAAATGGAGTTAGGGGATTACAGCTGCTGAATGATCATCTTTAGTGGCTCAATAATGGATTCAAATCAGACAGGCTGTTTAGTTGTTGCCcttaaacaggtaaaaagaTTTTGTCGTCTCTGTGTCAGATACCTTCTATGTTTCTCAAAGGATGAGAGAAAAACATTGTTCAGTCATGTTTCCACATTTTCTAACCTCAGATTCTCATAATGTCTTTGTTTGACCTTGTAAATGTTTCATTCTCGTCTGACCTTGGTGTTTATCTCCGCTGTAACACTCCCTTTTACCTCTGTCCTTTGTTGCTCTCACTCAGATTTCTGTGGCTTTTCACTCGAGCTAGCAGAGAAAATTAACAGTGACTTTATTGTTAGCTTACCTTCAATGTGTGAGTGTTCATTACAAGACCTGTCTACTCTCATTATTTTAGAGAAGAATCCACCTCTCCTCGACGATTACAGTGTCTCACGGCTGTGCTCctgccaaacaacaacaacaacctctgaGATTGACGTTGCTGACCTTGAATTGCAGCAGGTAAGCTCAGCTATCACATGGATTCATACTGTATGGTGAGCTGTTTGCAAAATATAGATAAGTAATATAGTAATGTCATTTTACCTGCATGTGACCTGTATCTACATTTTCCAGATTGTGGGCCATGGGCATTTTGCAACTGTTTGGCAGGGGAAATACCAGGGATCCATGGTGGCGGTGAAAGTTTTCCCTGGAGGCTGGAAACATAAATTTACTGCAGAGAAGGCGGTCTATGAGCTCTCACTGATGAAGCATGCTGGGATTGTCCACTTCCTGGGTACTGGCAGGAAACAGGATGGAGGCAGTTGGCTCATCGTCCTGCAATTTGCTGAATATGTGAGTGGCAACCAGTCATTATAGAAGTATTTAACTCTCATAAGCAAATTAATtcttaaaaaaatgtgacatttgaccacAACTGAATGCTTTAAGTAGCTATAATCAACATTTTTATACTAACAGTCAAATGagaatgtgaaaacactgggCCTCGTTCATAAAGAGTGTGTACGCAGAAATCTGTGCTTGAAGTGTGCCTATGAACGTTTTATGCTCAAAACTGGaattcatcagtgtttttctacCTGAATTTTTGTTCTCACTTTGTGATCAAGTTGAGAACCGCCTCAGACCATGCGTGCACACAACTGATAAAGACCTGGCAAttttagaaaatgtaaacacacaactTAAATACATAGGATTTCGAAACCACATtcattaaaaagtctttaatagataaaaatatttaaaacggTTCATTTAAGAAAGCATGCACTCATTTGACACCCTTTCATCCTCATCAATTATTgtcaaaattaaatgtttgactATAAAAAAGTGTCACGGTCCTAGCTTACAGTGGAGTATATGAGTGTGTCCATACTGAAATGTAACAGTTTTGGTTTccattgtttttattgaatCTGCCTGTAATGACGGCTACTACCACCAATTTTTAGTGTCATGAAgttatcattaatattattattactattgttgttcttgttgttgatATAAACAGGCATCCATGGTATGTGAAATATTCTGATTTACCTTGAAGCAGGTGCTAGGATGGCATTCTTCTTATTCAACACTTTGTCTGCCATTTTTAGTCACTTTATTCATCTTTatgtagcaattttattttattttatctttttttctctcttatctttattctatttaatgtctttttgtttttgtcttgtgctgctgtgacatttgaatttcccctctgggagaTCAGTAAAGTATATCTTAATCTTATCTAGCCTTACTGGAAGATGCTGCACTGTGTGCCTTCAGGAGAGCGCGCATCAGAGACCGACATAACATATTTGAAGAGAACAAGAAATGGCTTATCAGCTGTTTCCGGCTggcaagacatttaaagacactTAAAGGCAGCCTGACactggtgtgtctgggccttagtTTGCGCATAGAATCAACTTAACTGCTTTCTCCATAATATGCTTTTGGGCAAAGGTATTTCTTTATATTGAGAAATGGGAGCGTGGCAGTACGCTGAGTGCTGATAGAGGGAACGCACCTCATCAATTTTGAATCATCCAGATATAGTACTATACTCACAGAGCCAACAGATTCATGAATCTGACAGTAGTTGTGCATGCACATTTACCTTATGCAAGTAGTAAGAGCATTTCTATGcacatattagtgaatgaggcccagtgtAAAGACTGTAAACGTGGTCACTCATAGTCATGAACTACAGAGGCTTATCACATGAATCTGCAGATTTACAGTAAGTTTCAGCTTATTGTTAAGCTGTTCAGCCTGCACAAGCAGGCAGCTGGTTTCAGAGAAAAAGCTTGAAAATCTCACTGTATACTATCTGCTCCGCACCaatcagcagacagacacaattggagactagctggtgaacatagtggaacatttagcagctaaagagccccATGTTTCCCTCAGGATTTGGTAGAGACCTAAAAGTGAGTGAATAGTGGACTTaaattcatcaggtggacacaaacacgaCTTCAAATGAATAATAAAGTTGCTCTGTATCTGCTGGATTTGGAAACAGGCAACTGTTTCCTAACAATTTCACCATACCAACCTAAAAGGTGGATACATGATTCTAGAAATCTAGCTCAACTTCTATCGTCTCTCACACTCCTGTCCTTACTGTACATGTGAAGCCGATGTGGGCAAACGCTTTAAACTCTTTAGTGTTCACGTTCTTGGACGGAAATAACTGGCGTCCCTTTGATTTCAGGGTTCTCTCCACTCCTATCTGTCTAAACACACCACCAACTGGATGATGTCACTGAAGTTGTGCCGGTCTTTATCGCAGGGACTTTCCTATCTCCACTCTGACCTTCACAGACATGGTATTGgtccaaatgtttttgtgaaCAAATGTGTGcctgcatgtttgtgttgttgtagaCCAGTACAGAAAGTCATCCCCGTATTATCATGTGAGTCTGTGTGCACATTGTAGCTAAAATATCAAACATGATTAATAATTAGAACAGTTTTTATCAAACAGAATTAAATACATCCGGGGGAGAATTTTTCAGGTGAATGCTGATTTTCAAAATCTGGCTGCACACAAACGTATTACGGGATTTTTTGATTATAAACATGAAGCAGACTTCACAGTTAAACAATACTGCTGAGAGGGTGAGATTTGAATTATTTTGGCTGAGTGTGTCATCTCACCTGTAGTGCCTGTTAGTCTTGCCAGCCTTTGGGAGGCTGATATGCTTGACGAATGAGGTTTGAGTATTTCTTCaactaaataaatgaaaatctgCTAATTATTATACATGCGTGTAATTTCCTGCAGATGTGCATAAACCTCCTGTGGCCCACAGAGACTTAAGCAGCTCCAACGTGCTCGTGAGAGCAGATGGTACCTGTGTGCTGTGTGATTTCGGATGCTCAACCATCCTGTGTTCTTGTTCAGGATGTCGCTGCTGGCAGAGCCATGCAACAAACATGAAGGTAAGACCCAGGTGGAGCCACAAATTATGGTTAATTCATGGTACAGTGAAATTATAAAAAGGTGAGTAGTGATCTTTGTAAAATATGACTGCTTTTGTGTTCATTAAAATTTCTCccagaagaaataaaaacatagaacaACATCTAATACATGGACACACCACTATCTATCTGCAGGGTCATGCTCAGTTGGGCACGCTGCGCTACATGTCCCCTGAGATCCTGGAGGGCTCTGTAAACCTGAGCAGCAGCTGGTGTCTCATGCAGGCGGACATCTACGCTTTGGGACTGCTGCTGTGGGAGATCTGGATGTGCTGCTCTGATTTATTTGAAGGTAAACTTCACTGATCAGACAGTCGTGGAAAGCCATCGGTAATTGAAAAGGGTGTCTAATGCTCCACCTACTGTAATCCACAGAAACTCTGTAcctcagtggttcccaattgaTCCAGCCAtggtttcacctctcatccaagaggcttcttcagttctaataGACTGGTgcggagtcgcaggctttaaaacctttgtgggtgtgaacccttacagagtctgttagaactgaagaagcttcttggatgagagctgaaacgtcttcaagaaactcaagcaagtctagttgcctacgatatatcacttaagattaccatgacctggatgactgagaatcttcaccgacatttTCTCAGGACATTTCTCAAAGACAAATTTAAGAAAACAACTTAGGAAGATACTGGTGGATGAGAGTGTGATAGATTTTTCAGCCAAAGAACACCACTCATCATCATAATTAATCAAAGCTAATAAATATTGCATCAATCAATGCTGTCAGATTTTCATAATTTGAATACACTTTACCTATATACAGTATCCTGCGGTAATAAATGGATGTTAAAAGTCATGTGTATGTCTCCATCTGCAGGCGGCATCGCTCCACAGCATCTGCTGCCTTACGAGTCTGAGCTGGGAGCCGATGTGACACTGGACAGCCTCATCCGATACGTGTTTCACATGGACAAGAGACCCTCCATACCTAAACACTGGGAACTGCTACCACAGGTATTCTTACACAGGTGCCTCTAACTtgaacatactttttttttgttactactCGCTAGGCAGCAATGATGATAAATCTACTGGATAGCTCATGCAAATATTGATGATAGTGAGCTGGGTTTGTTAATGTACTG
This region of Epinephelus fuscoguttatus linkage group LG1, E.fuscoguttatus.final_Chr_v1 genomic DNA includes:
- the LOC125898121 gene encoding anti-Muellerian hormone type-2 receptor-like, which translates into the protein MILQLWWLILAVECIFTCISGQSFPQKRRCAFQVTPQNNKYITAGNVNGSVQLCEDSKCCVGYFLIIDGHPEVDLLACDMAEKSCPDATCKAKTHNNRLIKCVCNTDLCNTNITWTTESEEPRPTYSYSVGNNMKAVVIILTGVLLCFMIVAAKQRSLFKKKKKNPPLLDDYSVSRLCSCQTTTTTSEIDVADLELQQIVGHGHFATVWQGKYQGSMVAVKVFPGGWKHKFTAEKAVYELSLMKHAGIVHFLGTGRKQDGGSWLIVLQFAEYGSLHSYLSKHTTNWMMSLKLCRSLSQGLSYLHSDLHRHDVHKPPVAHRDLSSSNVLVRADGTCVLCDFGCSTILCSCSGCRCWQSHATNMKGHAQLGTLRYMSPEILEGSVNLSSSWCLMQADIYALGLLLWEIWMCCSDLFEGGIAPQHLLPYESELGADVTLDSLIRYVFHMDKRPSIPKHWELLPQGSVQQELLTDCWDGDPDARLTAHCVVDRLVSLQSFYSP